Genomic segment of Drosophila ananassae strain 14024-0371.13 chromosome 2L, ASM1763931v2, whole genome shotgun sequence:
AGAGAATTAGTAACATATTTCGGGCACCTGACCCGTAAGGCGTGTGGAACTCAAACGGAACTCAATGGGCCTGCCCCGGAGCTATTCGCTCCGCGTGGGTGTGTATCTTGTGTGAGTGAGTGTTTTTCGGGATAAACTAAAAATCTAGAAATAGTATAATATGTATGTCGATCGTTAGATGAGAAGAGTTACcgcttttttaaattcaaaattagATTTTGGGTTTGCGAAATGGTATAACTACGCATATGCATTTTCATAATCAGTGACGAGCACACAAAAGAGCAGTTATTACACTATGGTTCTGATGAAAATGACGATATAGACGCGAGTTACAAATCTACGGCATGCTGCTAGATGCTTTCCACATGCCAGATGCCGGATGAGAGGGTGTAGAgatgagagtgtgtgtgtgtgcgcttTACAGCAACGTATAAAATACATTCCGGGCGATCCGCGAGAAAGAGTTTAACTACTACCACCTTGTCCCTTGCCATAGATGAGCTCCTCGCAGATCTTCAGCAGATCGGCGTTCTCGCGCGACTtctgctgcagctgctccgTCATTGAGACCCGCGATACCTCCTCCTTTTTGAGTAAAGCTTTCAGTTTCTTCACCTCGTCCGCATGTTCTCTTGAATATGTGTCCAGCTTTTTGTTGGCACTGCGTTAAGAGATTATATCTGTGAGTTGTGTGCTGTTGAGTGACAAAATAGAATACCCACATTTCTAGCTGCTGCATGGCATGGCTCTTCATCTTGTCGTACCGCTGCTCCTGCAACCGCAGATTGTCCATCAGCTGCTTTTTCTCACCCAGCAGAGCCTCCTCATTGGTTTTCAGCTGCGAGGTCATCTGTTTGCTTTTCTCGTATTTCCTGCAAAGTCACAATATTGGAGTGGTCAGGCCAGgttggctaaaaaaaaacaagttatTCTGCCTCCGCGGAGCAAGGCTTACACATGCAGATCTGAGAATGTCGATTCCAGCGACGTTAAGTGATGGTAGTTGTCGTCCCGATCTGTCTGTACTTCCTGCAGTTGCCGTTCATAGCCCTGTGCCAACTGTTCCTTCTCGCTGATTAACTCCGCAATGGCCTTTTCGTAGGCTTCAATAACGCCGCTGTAAAAAAACAGTGATCAGTAAGATTAGTCTTACTTAGTAGTCACTTTTACCCTGAAAATCTTACTTAAGTTTAGCATTTGTTTTGTCCTTTTCCGTGATACGTTTGATGAGTGCTTCCTCCCTTTGCTCGGCCTCCTTAAGTTTCTTCTCAATATCCTCTGATCGGGTACTGTAATTTCCGAAAATATTTAACTTGATTCATAAATCATTCCACATATACTTACACTTCATTTTTAATCTTCTTCTCCAATTCATCCATGTTGTTGTAGGTGTGGGACTTGTCCTCCGAATTAAGGCTGTCGATttgaaatcaaacaaaattgTTATCTGAAATGTGACTTGGACACCTGTTACTCACTTGGAATTATCGAAGGTTTTGTTACAGTCGTTGTCAATGACGTCCACACTCATTTTAGCATGCTTCtggatatttaaatttatataaattatttaaaatatattttatcaaataatataaaagttaaGGCATACTTTTGTCCTATCCACTGGGGGCTTAAAGTCCAATTTCTTGGCTGTATCTTTGGCACTGGCTAAAACTCCGAACGATTGATTCCCGCCACTTGTCTCGTGCTCCTCCAATGTGGGACTGAGCGGTCTGTTTTGGGCCTGGTTGGGATTAGATCCCAGTATATTCTGCAGAgtctgctcctgctgctgtgGATGATTTACTGGCACGGGGGCTCCAAGGAGCGGATCGAACTTTAAAAGCAAGGAGCTGCGATCGATGGGCGCATTATTGCTGCCTTTGGTGTACAAATAATCAAAATCTGATGAGTTCAGTATTACTGTGGATGGATGGCAATTGTTTTTGGCGAGGATGTTGTgaggatgtgtgtgtgtttggatGGGTGCATGCGCGTGCATTTGGTGTTGTTGTATTGGGGAAAAAGAgaagaaaacaataacaatagtTAGTCACTGGATATAGCAGCTCCTCCTCATCGATTTCAAATCAATGTCGCTGTCAAGGTGCTTCCCTACAATCAGCATCATCCTCTTCTGCAGAGATCTATTGAGAGATTCAATTCGtttggaaaataaatgaaCGGGTTTGGTTGAAACGCCCCTTAAAAAGCAAAGCAAGTGGGCTTAACTATGAAAGTAAGTGGGTTTAGGGATTAGATGGGATGAAAGAAATGGGAAGGGATTTTTTCGACAATaacaatataatattatacattATTTGAACAAATTGCTATACAAtctctaaaaaataaacaaaaggcGGAAGGAAGAACAATGACAAACACAAAATATAAGATATAGCATGACTCAAAACGAAGCCCCCAATCCCAGTCCCACTTTCAACCCTCCCAAACCCAAACCAAGATCCCGAGGGCAAGCAAAATGAGGTGTGCCTGTTCTGCAGAGAAGCCgcattatttttcaaatacacgctaaataattaataacaattttataatacaaattatttcattttagaaagcgattaaaatcaaaaatgctttaatttttaaacatgTTAATGTTGAAATTAAAGTTCTATTAATTTTGGTGGGCACTCTACTTTACAATTTCTTTTAGTGCACTTATGTGAATGGGGGGTGGGGGGGAGAATACATAAACAAATGTCAGACCAGCGTTGGGCggctttaaaaatagtaagGCGAGGAGCCCGGGCGGCCGATATCTGCAGACGACAAAATGCAGGTCATAAGGCAAGGGAGGCCCGGTCTGggttttctatttaattttgggtttcTTAAAACAGACCGGAGgaaaccaaacaaaacaaaaggaaGCGATGGCTTGTGAGTCATTTTATGCAATCGACGGAAGGTTTCCAATTGGGTTGAATGACGGGCCCCAGAGTGATGGAGAAAAAGAGTGAGACGACAGgcagagagagcgagagatATGTCGAAAAGAGAGCAGAAGAAAGAGGAAGCTAGTTTTTACACGGcactgcattttaattgcGTTTCTTTGACAAGTTTTGCATTTTCAAGATTTTCTACAGTTATTAACACAATAATGTTAACCGTGACCACGCATCGCCCACTCGCACACTAACGCACAGTGGAGCGAATCCCACAATGAAGTTTCACGCTCTCACTCTCGcgtataatttttttcccccaACCCCCCCACTCACGAGACATTGGAGTCTTGTCTTGTGGCTTTATTTATgcttatttgttgtttttctttttgggcaCAGCTGCTTGTTACAATTCTAATTTTGGACACTTGCTATCACTAAATTGCTTATTGGAGACTTAGTTGGCTTAGCAGGTAAACAAAATAATCCAATTCTAATTGgtttttttgaatttacatTCGCTTATCCAGCAGATTGGCTATCCAAATCCAATAGGGTAACACAACAACAATCGCGAACAGAGAGACGGGCTGAGCGACGacgtcaaatgttgaaaactaACTGAATTGGAATTTCTTATTGCTTACATTTCTCTCAGCGATTCCAATAAGAAAACCAGCGCACGCACGCGAGCGAGTTGGAAAGAGAGAAAGCTGGCGGGGGAAGGTGAGCCTGAATTCTGACTGGAGTGTGTGACAGTGACGCGTATGCAGCAATGAGCAAGTGcgcagagagagagagagcatgGGAGCCAACAAGAGAGTGCTTGGGAGCACTATGTACACGTTGTCTGTTTTGGAGTCTAAGCTCCAAGCCCCATTGCTCCTCGTAGCACCTCAGGGCCACTCTATCTCTCCGCTGCAGTTACTATGTAAAAATGCATAGCCCCGTTCTAACTTGAATTCCTATGCGCCTAGAAGtgtttatgtgtgtgtgtgtgtttgggagAGAGCTAAGAGAGAACTAAGCTACTGTGAACATTGCAATAAAAGGAAAGTTAGgtaacaataaattaaatgaataaagaaattaaaatttaattttttcttcttcgattttcttttaatttaaatttaattgtaagatattataatatattaatatttatagtaaacaatattttaatgtCAATCTTTGCTAGCAATATATTTTAGTTAAAATTGTTGCTCTAAAATAACCTTTATTTACAGTTCACTGTAAGCTGATCTATTATCTATGAATGAGAGAGTGGAAATTTGCTTGCGTATCGGAAAGATAGTCAGAGTTGCATCT
This window contains:
- the LOC6498890 gene encoding transforming acidic coiled-coil-containing protein 1 isoform X8 — its product is MSVDVIDNDCNKTFDNSNLNSEDKSHTYNNMDELEKKIKNEVTRSEDIEKKLKEAEQREEALIKRITEKDKTNAKLNGVIEAYEKAIAELISEKEQLAQGYERQLQEVQTDRDDNYHHLTSLESTFSDLHVKYEKSKQMTSQLKTNEEALLGEKKQLMDNLRLQEQRYDKMKSHAMQQLEIANKKLDTYSREHADEVKKLKALLKKEEVSRVSMTEQLQQKSRENADLLKICEELIYGKGQGGSS